A window from Candidatus Nitrospira neomarina encodes these proteins:
- a CDS encoding MBL fold metallo-hydrolase, producing the protein MIVKQFYLSCLAHASYMIGDNKTSTAVVVDPQRDIEQYLQEARRHYWKIRYVFLTHFHADFLAGHLELQRQTGAEICLGAKAKTDFPIRNFRDQEVLEFGSVRIQVLETPGHTPESISLAVYDLDKSVDHPHCVLTGDTLFIGDVGRPDLMASIGVTAEELGGQLFDSLRNKLMRLPDETLVYPAHGAGSMCGKNLSSDTVSTLGRQRWENYALQPMTKEKFIDLVTADQPEAPSYFGYDARMNREQHPVLNDVVRNSLTPLSLQAVLDHQKNGAQVLDVRNAVEYAGGHLKGSLNIGLGGKFATWAGTLLTPKSSIVIIAEPGYEKEAIQRLGRIGFDRVLGYLKGGMQSLEVNPDVVQKVQRITAQGLAERLTASHPPLVVDVRSAREWESGHIDGSLNIPLPHLAEQVQDIPADTPVVVHCASGYRSSTALGILEQAGRTQTMDLVGGYDAWLTTWSHPRQKAQSQAISACAK; encoded by the coding sequence ATGATTGTGAAACAATTTTATTTGAGTTGTTTGGCTCATGCGTCTTACATGATTGGCGATAACAAAACCTCAACCGCTGTGGTCGTGGACCCTCAACGGGACATCGAGCAATATCTTCAGGAGGCCCGTCGCCACTATTGGAAGATCCGTTATGTTTTTCTCACCCACTTCCATGCAGACTTTTTAGCCGGGCACCTTGAACTCCAACGACAAACTGGCGCTGAGATCTGCCTTGGCGCCAAAGCCAAGACCGATTTCCCCATTCGAAACTTTCGGGACCAAGAGGTTCTTGAGTTTGGGTCGGTGCGCATCCAAGTGCTAGAAACACCGGGGCATACCCCGGAAAGTATTTCGCTTGCCGTCTACGATCTGGACAAGAGCGTCGATCATCCGCACTGCGTGCTGACGGGAGATACTCTGTTTATTGGCGATGTGGGCAGACCGGATCTTATGGCTTCCATTGGTGTCACCGCCGAAGAGTTAGGGGGACAATTATTCGATTCACTCCGCAATAAACTCATGCGTCTTCCCGATGAAACACTGGTTTATCCTGCACACGGAGCAGGATCCATGTGCGGGAAAAATTTAAGCAGCGACACGGTATCCACATTGGGCAGGCAGCGTTGGGAAAACTATGCACTTCAACCCATGACAAAAGAAAAATTTATTGATTTGGTTACGGCTGATCAACCTGAAGCGCCTTCGTACTTTGGATATGACGCAAGGATGAATAGGGAACAGCATCCTGTTCTGAATGATGTGGTGCGGAACAGCCTGACTCCTCTTTCTCTCCAAGCGGTCTTAGATCATCAGAAGAATGGAGCTCAAGTCCTTGATGTCAGAAATGCCGTTGAGTATGCGGGAGGGCACCTGAAGGGGAGTCTCAACATTGGATTAGGAGGAAAGTTTGCGACCTGGGCCGGAACACTTCTGACCCCCAAATCCTCCATCGTCATCATTGCAGAGCCTGGATATGAGAAGGAGGCGATTCAACGATTAGGCCGCATCGGATTTGACCGTGTCCTGGGCTACCTGAAGGGTGGCATGCAATCCCTTGAGGTGAACCCGGATGTGGTCCAAAAAGTTCAACGCATCACCGCTCAGGGACTTGCGGAACGACTGACGGCCTCTCACCCCCCACTGGTCGTCGACGTGAGATCGGCAAGAGAGTGGGAGTCCGGGCATATTGACGGAAGCCTCAACATCCCTTTGCCTCACCTGGCCGAACAGGTTCAGGACATCCCTGCAGATACCCCGGTGGTGGTCCATTGCGCCAGTGGATATCGGTCGTCTACCGCCTTAGGGATCTTGGAACAAGCCGGACGAACCCAAACCATGGATCTTGTCGGTGGTTATGACGCCTGGCTCACCACCTGGAGTCATCCACGCCAAAAGGCTCAATCCCAAGCCATATCCGCATGCGCGAAATAA
- a CDS encoding sigma-54 interaction domain-containing protein, which translates to MELDFRKNPAILSNMVDVMADGVFTVDAKGHIIAWSSGAARITGYSSQDILGKSCHILEGQNCKGFRILTEFLDNPTPYPWGICNQECKVLGKDGRELYLFGNVSIIRDEQGQVGGAVGTFTDLTSFILNNQKIAVLEEQAKSRESFQQLIGKSPAMQEVFRRLRLAAQSDVTVLLTGESGTGKELAARAIHTLSDRNDKPFFAINCSAIPETLLESELFGHVKGAFTGAIRDKIGVFQAADGGTLFLDEIGDTSPLLQLKLLRVLQESEIRRVGDDRGMRVNVRLITATNRDLKVLMAEGTVREDFYYRIHVFEITLPPLRTRREDIPLLVHHFMAANSKTFGREIGDIAQDALQRLTDHNWPGNVRELKNAIEHAFVTVNGDCLTLWDLPSEIQCPPRSRNLKPLSANTEPSLPPEEEARIAEALQQTKGNKTEAAKLLGVSRVTLWKKIKQLQTPPNA; encoded by the coding sequence ATGGAGCTAGATTTCCGGAAAAATCCCGCCATCCTCAGCAACATGGTAGACGTCATGGCGGATGGCGTGTTCACGGTCGATGCTAAAGGTCACATCATAGCCTGGAGCAGCGGGGCAGCTCGCATTACAGGATATTCCAGTCAGGATATCCTGGGAAAATCCTGTCATATCTTAGAAGGTCAAAATTGTAAGGGCTTTCGCATCCTGACGGAATTTTTGGACAACCCCACCCCATATCCTTGGGGCATCTGCAACCAGGAATGCAAAGTGCTGGGGAAAGACGGCCGCGAACTCTACCTCTTCGGCAATGTCTCGATTATCCGAGATGAACAAGGCCAGGTCGGGGGCGCTGTCGGAACCTTTACCGACCTCACCTCCTTTATTTTGAATAACCAAAAAATTGCCGTGCTGGAGGAACAGGCAAAATCCCGTGAGTCCTTTCAACAGCTCATCGGCAAAAGTCCAGCGATGCAAGAGGTGTTTCGCCGGCTCCGACTGGCTGCACAAAGCGATGTTACGGTATTGCTCACCGGGGAATCCGGCACCGGAAAAGAACTGGCGGCCCGAGCCATTCACACCCTGAGTGATCGAAACGATAAACCGTTTTTCGCCATCAATTGCTCCGCGATTCCAGAAACTTTACTTGAGAGTGAACTCTTCGGGCATGTGAAGGGTGCGTTCACCGGGGCCATACGCGATAAAATCGGGGTCTTTCAAGCCGCCGACGGTGGCACGTTATTTTTGGATGAAATCGGAGATACCAGCCCTCTTCTGCAATTGAAATTGCTCAGGGTCCTGCAGGAAAGCGAAATACGGCGTGTTGGAGATGATCGGGGCATGCGGGTCAATGTTCGTCTCATCACGGCCACCAATCGTGATTTGAAAGTCCTTATGGCGGAAGGCACGGTTCGGGAAGATTTTTATTATCGGATTCATGTGTTCGAGATTACCCTTCCACCTTTAAGAACCCGACGAGAAGACATTCCTCTCCTGGTTCACCATTTCATGGCGGCCAACTCCAAAACGTTTGGGCGCGAAATAGGAGACATTGCCCAGGATGCCCTGCAACGATTGACGGACCATAACTGGCCCGGCAATGTCCGCGAATTAAAAAATGCGATCGAACACGCCTTCGTCACCGTTAATGGTGATTGCCTCACTCTATGGGATCTCCCTTCAGAAATTCAGTGTCCTCCAAGGTCCCGGAACCTCAAGCCTCTCTCAGCCAACACAGAGCCCTCCCTTCCACCGGAGGAGGAAGCTCGTATTGCGGAAGCCCTCCAACAGACCAAAGGCAACAAAACAGAAGCTGCCAAGCTTCTTGGAGTGAGTCGAGTCACCCTTTGGAAGAAAATCAAACAGCTTCAGACCCCTCCCAACGCCTAA